One genomic window of Gracilinema caldarium DSM 7334 includes the following:
- a CDS encoding aminotransferase class I/II-fold pyridoxal phosphate-dependent enzyme translates to MNTLATELNSQLEGTIAYRLLSNLGKRLYFPKGIIAQSGEAKKFAHKANATIGMAYDGGRPLILSTIAEGMPTLSAVEAVTYAPTAGVDTARQAWKDGIIKKNPSLAGASISLPVVVPGLTAGISYIADLFLDEGDEILVSDPCWDNYSLIFADRRGATVIETAFFKDGPGLDLEGIQKAVEKQAQKGSLRLILNFPNNPSGYSPTHAEAEALITMIKDIANAGTDVLVITDDAYFGLAYESDIYPESLFGRLAKLHEKVLAVKIDGPTKEDYVWGLRMGFVTFGSAGLNETHYDALIKKLMGTIRSSVSCSNTPAQYLMLKTINDSRSEEEKKRYKEILHKRYQIVKTLVQTHQHHPVLQALPFNSGYFMSFRCKGVSPETLRQTLLKDHGIGTIALGSQYLRIAFSSVEAEHISYVYETLFKVAEDLAQQR, encoded by the coding sequence ATGAATACCTTAGCAACAGAACTCAATTCCCAGTTGGAAGGAACGATAGCCTATCGACTGCTATCGAACCTAGGAAAACGGTTATATTTCCCCAAGGGCATTATTGCCCAATCAGGGGAAGCAAAGAAATTCGCTCACAAGGCCAATGCTACTATCGGTATGGCCTATGACGGCGGGCGACCTTTGATACTCTCGACGATTGCTGAGGGGATGCCTACCCTTTCTGCGGTAGAAGCGGTTACCTATGCACCAACCGCTGGTGTCGATACAGCTCGTCAGGCCTGGAAGGATGGGATCATTAAGAAAAATCCGAGCCTCGCAGGGGCCTCCATATCACTACCGGTTGTGGTTCCAGGGCTGACAGCGGGCATTTCCTACATCGCAGATCTGTTCCTTGATGAAGGCGATGAAATTCTTGTAAGCGATCCCTGCTGGGACAACTACAGCCTCATCTTTGCGGACCGCCGGGGCGCTACCGTTATCGAAACAGCCTTTTTTAAAGACGGCCCGGGGCTTGACTTGGAAGGTATACAAAAGGCAGTTGAAAAGCAGGCGCAGAAAGGAAGCTTGAGGCTCATCCTCAACTTTCCCAACAACCCCTCTGGTTACTCACCAACCCATGCAGAGGCAGAAGCGCTCATCACTATGATTAAGGACATAGCCAATGCAGGCACCGATGTGCTGGTCATTACCGACGATGCTTACTTTGGACTCGCCTACGAATCAGACATCTATCCGGAATCTCTCTTTGGACGCCTCGCCAAACTCCATGAAAAGGTGCTGGCGGTAAAAATCGATGGGCCCACAAAAGAAGACTATGTGTGGGGCCTCAGGATGGGTTTTGTTACCTTTGGCTCCGCGGGCCTCAATGAAACCCACTATGATGCCCTCATTAAAAAGCTCATGGGAACCATCCGGTCCAGCGTATCCTGTTCCAATACACCAGCCCAGTACCTCATGCTTAAAACCATAAACGACAGCCGCTCGGAAGAGGAAAAGAAACGGTATAAAGAGATTCTACATAAACGGTATCAGATTGTAAAAACCCTGGTCCAAACCCATCAGCATCATCCCGTTTTGCAAGCCCTGCCCTTTAATTCAGGCTACTTTATGAGTTTCCGCTGCAAGGGTGTAAGTCCCGAAACCTTGAGGCAAACCCTGCTCAAGGACCATGGTATTGGAACTATAGCTCTGGGAAGTCAGTACCTGCGGATTGCCTTCTCCAGTGTCGAAGCTGAACATATCTCCTATGTGTATGAAACGCTCTTTAAGGTAGCCGAAGATCTGGCACAACAAAGGTAA
- a CDS encoding phosphoenolpyruvate carboxykinase (GTP), with protein MTLNELKHQGLKKWVEEAVALMKPKAVYVCDGSQEEYDRMIDICVKGGLATPLNSAKRPGCYLFRSDPSDVARVENRTYIASKTQEEAGPTNNWINPVELKKTMTELYTGCMQGRTMYVIPFSMGPVGSNIAKIGVEITDSEYVVANMHIMTRVGKKVLDVLGTNGEYVPCLHSVGKPLAEGESDNGKWPCAPLDKKYISHFPETREIWSYGSGYGGNALLGKKCLALRIASVIARDEGWLAEHMLILKITNPQGVSKVVCAAFPSACGKTNLAMLVPTLPGWKVETIGDDIAWMKFGPDGRLYAINPEAGFFGVAPGTNMDSNPNAMRSIEKNTIFTNVALTEDKDVWWEQIGYDAPGKLIDWKGNEWIQDKANKAQEPAAHPNSRFTAPARQCPAIAPEWEDPKGVPVDAILFGGRRPSTIPLVHQATDWVHGVFMGSIVGSEITAAALDLKAGTIRRDPFAMLPFCGYNMGDYFQHWINIGKKTSADKLPKIFFVNWFRKTKDGKWLWPGYGENSRVLAWIFDRCAGTGKAVETPIGYMPTVDAIERPAGVSEADMKELLAVDIEGWKKEIADIRENHYPKFGNRLPKELMNELDAIEKRLGK; from the coding sequence ATGACACTAAACGAACTAAAACACCAAGGCCTGAAAAAATGGGTCGAAGAAGCGGTGGCTTTAATGAAGCCCAAAGCGGTATATGTCTGCGATGGCAGCCAGGAAGAGTACGATCGTATGATAGACATATGCGTGAAAGGGGGCCTCGCTACCCCCCTGAACTCTGCTAAACGCCCCGGCTGTTACCTCTTCCGCTCCGATCCATCCGACGTAGCCCGGGTAGAAAACCGGACCTATATCGCATCGAAAACACAGGAAGAAGCTGGTCCCACCAACAACTGGATCAATCCGGTCGAACTCAAGAAGACCATGACCGAACTGTATACTGGCTGTATGCAGGGGCGGACCATGTACGTCATCCCATTCTCCATGGGCCCGGTTGGTTCTAACATTGCCAAAATTGGTGTAGAAATCACCGATTCTGAATACGTTGTGGCCAACATGCACATTATGACCCGGGTTGGGAAAAAGGTGCTCGATGTTCTCGGTACCAACGGCGAATATGTGCCCTGTCTCCACTCGGTCGGTAAACCTCTTGCCGAAGGGGAAAGCGACAACGGCAAGTGGCCCTGTGCTCCACTGGACAAAAAATACATTTCCCACTTCCCCGAAACCCGGGAAATCTGGTCCTATGGATCCGGTTACGGCGGCAATGCCCTCCTCGGGAAGAAATGCCTTGCCCTCCGTATTGCCTCAGTTATTGCCCGGGATGAAGGCTGGCTTGCGGAACACATGCTCATCCTGAAGATTACCAACCCCCAGGGTGTTTCTAAGGTCGTCTGTGCCGCCTTCCCCTCAGCCTGCGGCAAGACAAACCTCGCCATGCTGGTACCTACCCTTCCCGGTTGGAAGGTTGAGACCATCGGCGATGATATTGCCTGGATGAAATTTGGTCCCGATGGCCGGCTCTATGCCATTAATCCTGAAGCGGGCTTCTTCGGCGTTGCCCCGGGAACTAATATGGATTCCAATCCCAACGCAATGCGGTCTATCGAAAAGAACACCATTTTCACCAACGTAGCCCTGACCGAGGATAAGGACGTATGGTGGGAACAGATTGGTTACGATGCCCCCGGCAAGCTCATTGACTGGAAGGGCAACGAATGGATTCAGGACAAGGCTAATAAAGCCCAGGAACCTGCGGCCCATCCCAACAGCCGCTTTACCGCCCCTGCCCGGCAGTGCCCTGCCATTGCTCCCGAATGGGAAGATCCCAAAGGTGTTCCGGTAGACGCCATTCTCTTTGGCGGCCGCCGGCCGAGCACCATTCCTCTGGTACACCAGGCAACTGACTGGGTACACGGTGTATTCATGGGATCTATCGTTGGTTCTGAAATTACCGCCGCGGCCCTGGACCTTAAGGCTGGAACTATCCGCCGGGATCCCTTCGCCATGTTGCCCTTCTGCGGCTACAACATGGGTGACTATTTCCAGCACTGGATTAACATTGGAAAGAAAACCAGTGCCGACAAACTGCCCAAGATTTTCTTCGTCAACTGGTTCCGCAAGACCAAGGATGGCAAGTGGCTCTGGCCCGGTTATGGTGAAAACAGCCGGGTTCTCGCCTGGATCTTCGACCGCTGTGCAGGCACTGGCAAGGCTGTAGAAACCCCCATTGGCTATATGCCCACTGTGGACGCCATTGAGCGGCCCGCAGGAGTCAGCGAAGCAGACATGAAGGAACTTCTTGCGGTCGATATCGAAGGCTGGAAGAAAGAAATTGCGGACATCCGCGAAAACCACTATCCCAAGTTCGGAAACCGGCTTCCCAAGGAGCTTATGAACGAACTAGATGCTATCGAAAAGCGGCTTGGCAAGTAA
- a CDS encoding VWA domain-containing protein: MSLSFEHPQFLALGLLVLISLFIWFRFKKRSFVFDLPLGPPGGAIFQSPVPVQLLFRFTRFLEGIAMVLLLIALAGPVLVQHRTVWLDRGADVFFVIDSSPSMSALDMQGQSRFVVAKNLVARFAKLRPNDAIALVAIGADGALLLPPTVDRTVFSQRLSSLAIAELGDGTAIGTGLAIAAVHLRNSKASKKIVVLLTDGENNAGAVHPFTGATMVRESGAEFWVVGIGTSGEVPLDYVDPLSGQRKTGIFESRYDPEALRSIARSGGGTFLVADSIGALEEAFNRMNNSGLTPGRSRTYRVTQALASSLLYVVLICIALARGIRWWIMGALL; encoded by the coding sequence ATGAGTTTGAGTTTTGAACATCCTCAATTTTTAGCCCTTGGTCTTCTGGTACTCATAAGCCTGTTTATTTGGTTTCGGTTTAAAAAAAGATCCTTTGTTTTCGATTTGCCCCTGGGCCCACCGGGCGGCGCGATTTTTCAGTCCCCGGTACCGGTTCAGCTCCTGTTTCGATTTACCCGCTTCCTTGAGGGGATTGCCATGGTTCTACTTCTGATTGCTCTGGCTGGGCCTGTTCTTGTTCAGCATCGAACGGTATGGCTTGACAGGGGAGCCGATGTGTTTTTTGTCATAGATTCGAGTCCCAGTATGTCTGCCCTTGATATGCAGGGACAAAGCCGCTTTGTGGTGGCAAAAAATCTTGTGGCCCGTTTTGCAAAACTGCGGCCCAACGATGCAATTGCTCTGGTTGCCATTGGTGCCGATGGGGCTCTCCTGCTTCCGCCTACGGTGGACCGCACCGTATTTTCACAACGGCTTTCCAGCCTCGCCATTGCTGAATTGGGGGATGGTACTGCGATTGGAACGGGGCTGGCGATTGCCGCAGTCCATCTGCGGAATTCCAAAGCCTCCAAAAAGATCGTGGTGCTTTTAACCGATGGCGAGAACAATGCCGGTGCGGTCCACCCCTTTACGGGAGCTACCATGGTACGGGAATCGGGGGCTGAGTTCTGGGTTGTCGGTATCGGTACCTCCGGGGAAGTTCCCCTTGATTATGTGGATCCTCTTTCTGGTCAACGGAAAACGGGAATCTTTGAGTCCCGCTATGATCCTGAGGCGCTTCGTTCAATTGCCCGCTCTGGTGGTGGTACTTTTCTTGTTGCAGATTCTATCGGTGCACTGGAAGAAGCCTTTAACCGTATGAACAACTCTGGTCTTACTCCGGGGCGGTCCCGTACCTATCGGGTTACCCAAGCTCTGGCAAGCAGTCTCCTCTATGTGGTACTTATCTGTATTGCTTTGGCTCGAGGTATTCGCTGGTGGATTATGGGAGCCTTGCTATGA
- a CDS encoding AAA family ATPase encodes MDQSKWEQASLILADARKELALRIVGQETMISGLLMALIAGGHALLEGVPGLAKTLAVKSLAELTGLSFKRIQFTPDLLPADVTGTLIWDQKSLAFSVRRGPVFANIILADEINRAPAKVQSALLEAMEEKQVTIGETTLSLPEPFFVLATQNPIEHEGTYPLPEAELDRFLLKLVLRYPSREEEQRIVLRSGNGPSNEHSFIASDGSVSIKPVLKNDALSLLRDTADEVRLDDALVGYIVALVAASRPVEKTKRGNRDDFYRYISFGASPRASIALYRCSKIQALFNGRDFVLPEDIKAVAPAVLRHRLVLSYEAEADNVDADTLINRILSLVPLP; translated from the coding sequence ATGGATCAATCAAAATGGGAACAGGCATCGCTCATTCTTGCAGATGCACGGAAAGAGCTGGCCCTACGTATAGTCGGTCAGGAAACGATGATTTCAGGCCTTCTGATGGCCCTTATTGCCGGAGGCCATGCGCTCCTCGAGGGTGTACCCGGTCTTGCTAAAACCCTTGCAGTAAAATCCCTGGCAGAACTCACGGGTTTATCCTTTAAACGAATTCAGTTTACTCCTGATCTGTTGCCTGCGGATGTTACAGGAACCCTTATCTGGGACCAGAAATCTCTGGCTTTTTCGGTACGCCGGGGACCAGTGTTTGCCAATATTATTCTGGCTGATGAAATTAACCGGGCTCCTGCCAAGGTTCAGTCAGCCCTGCTCGAGGCCATGGAAGAAAAGCAGGTAACTATTGGAGAAACAACCCTTTCTTTACCAGAACCCTTTTTTGTTCTGGCTACGCAAAATCCTATTGAACATGAAGGAACCTATCCGCTTCCGGAAGCTGAATTAGATCGCTTCTTGCTTAAGCTGGTCCTTCGTTATCCATCCCGGGAAGAGGAACAGCGTATCGTGTTGCGTTCGGGAAATGGTCCTTCTAACGAACATAGCTTCATCGCCAGTGACGGCTCGGTTTCCATAAAACCGGTTCTGAAAAATGATGCGCTGTCTCTGCTCCGAGATACGGCTGATGAGGTTCGTCTTGATGATGCACTGGTGGGTTATATCGTTGCTCTTGTTGCCGCCAGCAGGCCTGTGGAGAAAACAAAACGGGGAAATCGTGATGATTTTTACCGGTACATTTCCTTTGGCGCTTCGCCACGGGCTTCCATAGCGCTGTATCGGTGCAGTAAAATACAGGCATTGTTTAATGGGCGGGACTTTGTGCTCCCCGAAGATATTAAGGCGGTAGCTCCTGCGGTTTTACGGCATCGGTTGGTGTTATCCTATGAGGCCGAAGCTGACAATGTAGATGCGGATACCCTGATAAACCGCATACTCTCTCTGGTTCCTCTTCCATAA
- a CDS encoding tetratricopeptide repeat protein — translation MEKTLGFLLCIVGFILMNFSCSLDGVGMYYTFLGTLQAKNKQNVQAIASYSQAIASTSPESRRYARYGLATVYADMGESRSAITLYDGIIHELSDEGLPTKGPEKELMYRALYNRGLCLYGLEDFDGAVEAFRSALLIDGSRWNAKRNLELSLLAKTKKRGSAASAGAVSTIQQNLPNPVLFEYIRQKEIDRWKSQQSKSSEESSIDY, via the coding sequence GTGGAAAAAACGCTAGGCTTCTTACTCTGTATAGTGGGTTTTATATTGATGAATTTCTCCTGTTCTTTAGATGGGGTGGGAATGTATTATACTTTTTTAGGGACCCTGCAGGCGAAGAACAAACAGAATGTACAGGCTATAGCATCCTATTCACAGGCTATAGCATCTACCTCTCCAGAAAGCCGACGCTATGCTCGGTATGGCTTAGCCACGGTCTATGCGGATATGGGTGAATCCCGGTCAGCTATAACCCTGTATGATGGGATTATTCATGAACTTTCGGATGAAGGGCTGCCCACTAAAGGGCCTGAGAAGGAACTTATGTATCGGGCCTTGTACAATCGGGGGCTTTGTCTCTATGGGCTTGAGGACTTTGATGGAGCTGTTGAAGCCTTCCGTTCGGCCCTGCTCATTGATGGCAGTCGATGGAATGCCAAACGCAATTTGGAATTAAGTCTCTTAGCAAAAACAAAAAAGCGGGGTTCAGCAGCTTCTGCAGGGGCAGTGTCTACAATACAGCAAAATTTACCAAATCCGGTATTGTTTGAATATATCCGTCAGAAGGAGATTGATCGATGGAAAAGTCAACAAT
- a CDS encoding HDIG domain-containing metalloprotein yields the protein MVPTRDDAEQLWRQYNDDEGLWRHALAVEAAMRHFAEKAGEDPERWGIIGLVHDIDYQKYPDQHCTMAKKILEQAGWPEDYVRAVVSHGWGICSDVEPLSPLEKTLFAVDELTGFIQACALVRPSKSVQDLEVSSVKKKWKTQAFAAGVNRQVIEKGAAMLGMDLDALIGETIIALRKVLP from the coding sequence GTGGTTCCAACACGGGATGATGCAGAACAGCTCTGGCGCCAATATAATGATGATGAAGGCCTCTGGCGGCACGCGCTGGCGGTGGAGGCGGCCATGCGCCACTTTGCAGAAAAAGCTGGTGAAGACCCTGAACGGTGGGGTATTATCGGTCTTGTTCATGATATTGACTATCAAAAGTATCCGGACCAGCACTGTACCATGGCAAAAAAGATCCTGGAACAGGCCGGCTGGCCTGAGGACTATGTGCGGGCCGTGGTAAGCCATGGCTGGGGCATCTGTTCCGATGTGGAGCCTCTGAGCCCCCTTGAAAAGACCCTCTTTGCGGTAGATGAGCTTACCGGTTTTATTCAAGCCTGCGCCCTCGTGCGCCCATCGAAAAGTGTACAGGACCTGGAAGTCTCATCGGTTAAGAAAAAATGGAAGACCCAGGCCTTTGCTGCCGGGGTAAACCGGCAGGTTATCGAAAAGGGAGCTGCCATGTTGGGTATGGACCTGGATGCTCTCATAGGAGAGACCATTATTGCCCTGAGGAAGGTTCTTCCATGA
- a CDS encoding extracellular solute-binding protein translates to MKTIKACLFCMYLFSAVSMSILFSACQSSSTKTVTLWTNQSDFAIYTEIYNTKQKKYKLETYYFENLTDTLAKAKKYPDIVVGTGLKNSETRRLFKSLDYFFDELLLKQTSFYINLLRLGNIDGKQYLLPVSFNLPAVIFSKDNSSLITKPFYLTLDEIQSIGKSFNQQTKEGVYTRMGFSPRWDDDFLFIVTRLFNVSYRESNPLAWDAVALERAMNYVYQWSITTNGSPDTEDDFAFKYLYNPPSVIITSGKSLFAYISSDNLFTLSKDRLNTLDFRWVGQGNSIPIIEGSPFLGIYKKSKAKDAIDAFIQWFYREENQREMLQLSKELQLLDHSFGIANGFSALKTVTEQIFPAFYPILLGHTPPADSLTPPGILPKNWETIKKRVILPYLHNASRSEKRSGQINLEKQLSEWLKNNPQ, encoded by the coding sequence ATGAAAACTATCAAAGCATGTTTATTTTGTATGTATTTGTTTAGCGCTGTAAGTATGAGCATACTGTTTTCCGCCTGCCAATCTAGCAGTACTAAAACAGTAACCCTTTGGACAAATCAGAGCGATTTTGCCATTTATACAGAGATATATAACACCAAACAAAAAAAATACAAACTAGAAACTTATTATTTTGAAAATCTAACGGACACTTTAGCAAAAGCAAAAAAATACCCTGATATTGTCGTTGGTACAGGATTAAAAAATAGTGAAACCAGACGGCTTTTTAAAAGTCTTGATTATTTTTTTGATGAACTACTCCTGAAACAAACCAGTTTTTATATAAATTTATTAAGACTTGGTAATATTGATGGTAAACAATATTTGCTTCCTGTTTCTTTTAATCTTCCAGCAGTTATTTTTTCAAAAGATAACAGCAGTCTTATCACCAAACCTTTTTATCTGACCCTTGATGAAATTCAAAGTATTGGAAAATCCTTTAACCAACAAACAAAAGAAGGGGTCTATACAAGAATGGGGTTTTCCCCTCGCTGGGACGATGACTTTTTATTTATCGTTACTAGGCTCTTTAATGTATCCTACCGCGAAAGCAACCCACTCGCTTGGGATGCGGTTGCCCTTGAACGAGCTATGAATTATGTTTACCAATGGAGTATAACGACCAACGGAAGTCCAGATACAGAAGATGACTTTGCCTTTAAATACCTCTATAATCCACCTTCAGTTATCATAACCAGTGGAAAAAGTCTTTTTGCATATATTTCGAGCGACAATCTGTTTACTCTCAGCAAGGATCGATTAAACACCCTCGATTTTCGCTGGGTAGGACAAGGAAACTCTATACCAATTATAGAAGGCTCTCCATTCCTTGGTATTTATAAAAAAAGCAAAGCAAAAGACGCCATCGACGCCTTTATCCAATGGTTTTACCGTGAGGAAAACCAACGGGAGATGCTTCAGTTAAGTAAAGAGCTGCAACTGCTCGACCATAGTTTTGGTATAGCAAACGGTTTTTCAGCCCTGAAAACAGTTACAGAACAGATTTTTCCTGCATTTTATCCAATTTTATTAGGTCATACACCACCAGCAGATTCATTAACACCACCGGGTATACTTCCAAAAAACTGGGAAACGATAAAGAAACGAGTTATTTTACCCTACCTTCACAATGCATCAAGATCTGAAAAACGAAGCGGTCAGATAAATTTAGAAAAACAACTTTCGGAGTGGCTTAAAAACAATCCTCAATAG
- a CDS encoding vWA domain-containing protein, producing the protein MSFDMPQILWFLAGLVPLWILLIRRRSIRLTLYKAMTSPKGYQKLYRLSMKQAILFLLCFSSLIIGLAGPRWGERLVPEYYSGLDIVLAFDVSRSMDLKDGGEGLRRLDVARQAALSILEARPDFRYAVSLGKGKAVLAIPLTDDQEAVINLITSLSTDTLSAAGTNLQDLLEIASQTFPEESPGKRRIILFSDGEDTKGSLTGIERFLQAKGIGLITVGVGSLQGLPVPQADGKTLLRRADGSPVLSQLRENQLQQLAELTGGIYWNASRESSPEAVLAYLDSQASSRASLEYRREVPSRQVWFILAALLFFTVARFLEEGLWKKR; encoded by the coding sequence ATGAGCTTCGATATGCCTCAGATACTATGGTTTTTAGCTGGTTTAGTTCCGCTGTGGATTTTATTGATACGCCGCCGTTCTATTCGACTTACGTTATATAAAGCTATGACAAGTCCAAAGGGATATCAAAAACTGTATAGGCTGTCCATGAAACAGGCAATACTGTTTCTGCTCTGTTTTTCCAGCCTTATTATAGGACTTGCAGGACCCCGTTGGGGTGAACGGTTGGTTCCAGAATACTACAGCGGCCTCGATATTGTGCTGGCCTTTGATGTTTCCCGGAGTATGGATCTTAAGGATGGTGGTGAAGGGTTACGTCGTTTGGATGTAGCACGGCAGGCTGCCCTATCAATACTAGAAGCTAGGCCCGACTTTCGGTATGCCGTAAGTTTGGGGAAGGGTAAGGCGGTACTTGCAATCCCCCTCACCGATGACCAGGAGGCAGTCATCAATCTTATTACATCCCTTTCTACGGACACCCTCTCTGCAGCAGGAACGAACCTGCAGGACCTCTTGGAGATCGCTAGTCAGACTTTTCCAGAGGAGAGTCCAGGGAAACGCAGGATAATCCTCTTCAGCGATGGAGAGGATACAAAAGGTTCTCTAACTGGAATTGAACGCTTCCTTCAGGCAAAGGGTATTGGTCTCATTACAGTTGGTGTGGGAAGTCTTCAGGGCTTGCCTGTTCCCCAGGCCGATGGCAAGACCTTACTGCGTCGAGCTGATGGGAGCCCTGTCCTGAGCCAGCTACGGGAAAACCAATTACAACAACTGGCAGAACTTACTGGTGGAATATATTGGAATGCATCCCGTGAAAGCAGCCCCGAAGCAGTATTGGCCTATTTAGATTCTCAAGCCAGTAGCCGTGCCTCCCTTGAGTATCGTCGTGAAGTACCCTCTCGACAGGTGTGGTTTATATTGGCAGCCCTGCTGTTTTTTACAGTCGCTCGTTTTTTGGAGGAAGGTTTGTGGAAAAAACGCTAG
- a CDS encoding Crp/Fnr family transcriptional regulator — translation MITVHDLQKYSLFGGLMADQIERLIPLLTIESYSEGVPIITEGNRNDRIRFIIDGRVHVIRNGKQLNELGEGETFGEMEILDVMPAVATIKTVVPTRVAAISNRALRDIYKMDVSTFSMIIMNLARDLSRRLRRMDELACQEKI, via the coding sequence ATGATTACGGTACACGATTTACAAAAATATTCCCTCTTTGGCGGTCTCATGGCAGACCAGATCGAACGGCTTATTCCTTTACTCACTATTGAATCCTATTCTGAAGGAGTGCCTATTATTACCGAAGGGAATAGAAATGATCGAATCCGATTTATTATTGATGGACGGGTCCACGTGATCCGAAATGGGAAGCAATTAAATGAATTAGGCGAAGGTGAAACCTTTGGTGAAATGGAAATTCTGGATGTAATGCCCGCAGTTGCAACAATAAAGACTGTTGTTCCAACCCGGGTCGCTGCCATCTCTAATAGGGCTCTGCGGGATATTTATAAAATGGATGTGAGTACCTTTTCTATGATTATTATGAATCTCGCCCGAGATCTTTCCCGTCGGCTCCGCCGGATGGACGAGCTTGCCTGCCAGGAAAAGATCTAA
- a CDS encoding DUF58 domain-containing protein, whose translation MTRAELLEKINTFSLSAESLAEDLVSGDFRSIFRGQGIEFEEVRTYQIGDDIRTIDWNVSARFGHPYVKLYREERELTVFIILDVSASMRTGGPIRRYDQALLAASLIAFSAEKTGQRFGGLFFNRGVSRVLMPKKGRSAIMAWILEALDQDPTDTDASRGSALAAAIEAASRILKKRSMIIIISDFLALGWEQPLAYLSHHHDVAALRITDPLEQAMPALGLVTFQDPETDAVLHAPTSFKSFQASWQAWNRDRSTVWDTICTKYRIRHTELLTTANAATELAKFFSGRQRR comes from the coding sequence GTGACCCGAGCAGAATTACTGGAAAAAATAAATACCTTTTCCCTCTCTGCAGAGAGTCTCGCGGAGGATCTTGTTTCAGGAGATTTCCGTTCTATATTTCGCGGTCAGGGTATTGAATTTGAGGAAGTCAGAACCTATCAGATTGGGGATGATATCCGTACCATCGACTGGAATGTCAGTGCCCGTTTTGGGCATCCCTATGTAAAATTATACCGGGAAGAACGGGAACTGACGGTTTTTATCATCCTTGATGTTTCCGCGTCAATGAGAACCGGCGGCCCCATACGCCGTTATGATCAGGCGCTTCTTGCCGCGAGTCTCATTGCCTTTTCGGCAGAAAAAACTGGACAGCGTTTTGGAGGATTGTTTTTTAATCGGGGGGTGAGTCGGGTCCTTATGCCGAAAAAGGGACGATCCGCAATTATGGCCTGGATCCTGGAAGCCTTGGATCAGGATCCTACTGATACTGACGCTAGTCGGGGCTCTGCCCTTGCGGCGGCGATTGAAGCGGCCAGCCGGATACTGAAAAAGCGAAGTATGATCATCATTATTTCGGATTTTCTTGCATTAGGCTGGGAACAGCCCTTGGCCTACCTGAGTCATCACCATGATGTGGCGGCACTTCGTATTACAGATCCCCTCGAACAGGCTATGCCAGCGCTTGGTTTGGTAACCTTTCAGGATCCTGAAACAGATGCGGTTCTTCATGCACCTACGTCCTTTAAATCCTTTCAAGCCTCATGGCAGGCCTGGAATCGAGATCGTAGTACTGTCTGGGATACTATTTGTACAAAATACCGAATCCGCCATACAGAATTGCTTACGACAGCCAATGCTGCTACTGAACTTGCTAAATTTTTTTCCGGGAGACAGCGCCGATGA